A single Bacillus sp. OxB-1 DNA region contains:
- the parC gene encoding DNA topoisomerase IV subunit A, whose protein sequence is MTLSERYQDLPLEEVIGDRFGRYSKYIIQDRALPDARDGLKPVQRRILYAMHHEGNTHEKPFRKSAKTVGNVIGNYHPHGDSSVYEAMVRMSQDWKLRHMMIEMHGNNGSVDGDSAAAMRYTEARLSAIAGEMLRDIGKDTVDWIPNFDDTEPEPTVLPARFPNLLVNGSTGISAGYATDIPPHALHEVLDAVLMRMDKPDVSVEELMTVIKGPDFPTGGIIQGTAGIKTAYKTGKGRFVIRATTAIEPLKGGKSQIVVSEIPYDVNKANLVKKIDELRLDRKLDGIADVRDESDRTGLRIVIELKKDIDGNGILQYLLKNTDLQVTYNFNMIAISGRRPTLMSLPMLLDAYIDHQKEVVTRRSRYDIRKAKDRLHIVEGLIKALSILDEVISTIRASKDKRDAKNNIIAKFSFSEIQAEAIVSLQLYRLTNTDITELQAEDAELRKLIEQLDAILNSDKKLSSVIKKELLAIRKQFAEPRRSEIEEKIEEIKVDLDILVPSEEVIVSVTKDGYVKRTSVRSYSASNGTGQEMKESDYSLLEGPMNTQHHLLLFTSAGNYLYQPIHELPDIRWRDLGQHISSIIPLEQNEAIVAAIGIESFEEDASIVTVSRNGMVKRSKLADFKVQRYSRTFRAMGIKDGDAMVEARLVKGDEDILLFTHGSYALRFPLTELSITGVRTAGVRGINLKDDDYIVAAEFIQDEAASILLATQRGSVKRMNLNELDRAARAQRGVVVLKELKSNPHRVVGAKLVKTDETIILATEKDEKVPVVAGSLRLVDRYSNGSAIIDEKKQGQVKTIYKETKPESE, encoded by the coding sequence ATGACTTTGTCAGAACGGTACCAAGACCTGCCCTTGGAGGAAGTGATCGGCGACCGGTTCGGGAGATATAGTAAATACATCATCCAGGACCGGGCGTTGCCGGATGCGCGGGATGGCTTGAAACCGGTGCAGCGGCGGATCTTGTACGCGATGCACCATGAAGGCAATACCCATGAGAAACCATTCCGGAAATCAGCGAAGACCGTCGGGAACGTCATCGGGAATTACCATCCGCACGGGGATTCCTCCGTGTATGAAGCGATGGTCCGGATGAGCCAGGACTGGAAGCTTCGGCATATGATGATTGAGATGCACGGGAACAACGGTTCGGTGGACGGCGATTCGGCGGCGGCAATGCGTTATACCGAAGCGCGGCTCTCGGCCATTGCGGGTGAAATGCTGCGGGATATCGGGAAAGACACCGTAGATTGGATTCCGAACTTCGATGATACGGAGCCGGAGCCGACTGTGCTTCCAGCGCGTTTTCCGAACTTGCTCGTCAATGGATCGACAGGGATTTCCGCTGGGTATGCGACGGATATCCCGCCGCATGCGCTTCATGAAGTGCTCGATGCCGTCCTCATGCGGATGGACAAACCCGACGTATCCGTGGAGGAGCTGATGACTGTCATCAAGGGACCCGATTTCCCGACAGGCGGCATCATCCAAGGGACGGCGGGCATTAAAACCGCCTACAAGACAGGGAAGGGCCGTTTTGTCATCCGCGCCACAACAGCGATCGAGCCGTTGAAAGGCGGAAAATCGCAAATTGTCGTCTCGGAAATCCCGTATGACGTCAATAAAGCGAATTTGGTGAAGAAAATCGATGAGTTGCGCCTCGATCGCAAACTGGACGGGATTGCGGACGTCCGGGATGAATCGGACCGCACCGGCTTGCGGATCGTCATCGAGTTGAAGAAAGACATCGACGGCAACGGAATTCTCCAATATTTATTGAAAAACACCGACTTGCAAGTGACGTACAACTTCAATATGATCGCCATCTCAGGGCGTCGGCCGACTTTGATGTCATTGCCGATGCTGCTTGACGCGTACATCGACCATCAGAAAGAAGTCGTGACGCGCCGATCCCGCTATGACATCCGGAAGGCGAAAGACCGGCTGCATATCGTCGAAGGGCTGATCAAAGCGTTGTCGATTCTCGATGAAGTCATTTCAACGATCCGCGCATCCAAAGATAAGCGCGATGCCAAAAATAACATCATCGCGAAATTCAGCTTTTCTGAAATACAGGCGGAAGCGATCGTTTCCTTGCAACTCTACCGTTTGACGAATACGGATATTACAGAATTGCAGGCAGAAGACGCGGAACTGCGCAAATTGATCGAGCAATTGGATGCCATTTTGAATAGCGATAAGAAGCTATCTTCCGTCATCAAAAAAGAGTTGCTCGCCATCCGGAAGCAATTCGCGGAGCCCCGCCGCTCGGAAATTGAAGAGAAGATCGAAGAAATCAAAGTCGATCTCGACATTTTGGTGCCGAGCGAAGAAGTCATCGTGTCTGTAACGAAAGACGGCTATGTGAAGCGCACGAGCGTCCGTTCCTACAGCGCATCCAACGGCACCGGGCAGGAAATGAAGGAGTCCGATTACAGTCTTTTGGAAGGGCCGATGAATACGCAGCATCATCTCTTGCTGTTCACTTCGGCGGGCAATTATTTGTACCAGCCGATCCATGAGCTGCCGGACATCCGTTGGCGCGACCTCGGACAGCATATTTCCAGCATCATTCCATTGGAGCAAAACGAGGCCATCGTCGCGGCAATCGGCATTGAAAGCTTCGAAGAAGACGCATCCATCGTAACCGTCTCGCGGAACGGAATGGTGAAGCGGTCGAAACTGGCCGACTTCAAAGTCCAACGCTATTCCAGAACCTTCAGAGCGATGGGAATCAAGGACGGAGACGCCATGGTCGAAGCAAGACTTGTCAAAGGGGACGAAGATATCCTTTTATTCACCCACGGCAGCTATGCGCTCCGCTTCCCGCTAACCGAGCTCTCCATTACAGGCGTGCGGACAGCAGGTGTACGGGGCATCAACTTGAAAGACGATGATTATATCGTAGCTGCGGAATTCATTCAAGACGAGGCCGCTTCTATACTCCTTGCCACACAGCGGGGCTCGGTCAAACGGATGAATCTGAATGAATTGGATCGAGCCGCACGTGCCCAGCGCGGTGTCGTCGTGTTAAAAGAATTGAAGTCCAACCCGCATCGCGTAGTCGGTGCAAAATTAGTGAAAACCGACGAGACTATCATATTGGCAACTGAAAAAGATGAGAAAGTACCGGTCGTCGCGGGCTCCTTGCGGCTAGTCGATCGGTATTCCAACGGCAGTGCGATTATAGATGAGAAAAAACAAGGGCAAGTGAAAACAATCTATAAAGAAACCAAACCGGAAAGTGAATAA
- the parE gene encoding DNA topoisomerase IV subunit B, translating into MRKKEHSFDGGCNLAKIQDTYTYNDDSIQVLEGLDAVRKRPGMYIGSTDSRGLHHLVYEIVDNAVDEALAGYGSEIDVTLHADGSVSVRDYGRGMPTGMHQTGKPTTEVIFTVLHAGGKFGQGGYKTSGGLHGVGASVVNALSEWLEVTIYRDGKKFQQRFEDGGKPATTLEEIGTTREKGTKIHFKPDGTIFSTVKYQYETLSERLRESAFLLKGLKIELKEEESGKHDIFHYETGIEAFIAYLNEEKDVLHDVAYLEGEAEGIEVEFAFQFSDGYSETILSFVNNVRTKDGGTHETGAKAAMTRVFNEYARKTGLLKEKDKNLDGADIREGISAIVSVRIPEEILQFEGQTKGKLGTSEARSATDAIVSQQLLYFLEENAELSASLVRKAVRAQQAREAARKAREDARSGKKRKRGDTLLSGKLTPAQSRNAAKNELYLVEGDSAGGSAKQGRDRTFQAILPLRGKVINTEKAKLEDIMKNEEINTIIHAIGGGVGADFQVEDIAYDKVIIMTDADTDGAHIQVLLLTFFYRYMKPLIEAGKVYIALPPLYKVSKGAGKKEVIEYAWTEDDLDSAIKKIGKGYILQRYKGLGEMNADQLWDTTMNPETRTLIRVTIEDSATSERRVTTLMGDKVEPRRRWIEDNVDFGMEEEHNILDNEFLHVEGEFE; encoded by the coding sequence ATGAGAAAAAAGGAACATTCGTTTGATGGGGGTTGCAATTTGGCGAAAATACAAGATACGTATACGTACAACGACGATTCGATTCAAGTTTTGGAGGGCCTTGACGCGGTACGGAAAAGACCGGGTATGTATATCGGTTCCACCGATTCAAGAGGACTCCATCATCTTGTCTATGAAATCGTCGATAACGCAGTAGATGAGGCATTGGCAGGGTACGGCTCGGAAATCGATGTGACGCTCCATGCGGATGGAAGTGTCAGCGTCCGGGACTACGGCCGCGGGATGCCGACCGGGATGCACCAGACCGGCAAACCGACGACCGAAGTCATTTTCACCGTCCTTCATGCCGGAGGGAAATTTGGACAAGGCGGCTATAAAACGAGCGGGGGGCTTCACGGGGTAGGGGCATCCGTTGTAAACGCTCTTTCGGAATGGCTGGAAGTGACGATTTATCGGGACGGGAAGAAGTTCCAACAACGGTTCGAAGATGGCGGAAAGCCGGCGACGACGTTAGAAGAGATCGGCACGACCCGGGAGAAGGGTACGAAAATTCATTTCAAGCCGGACGGGACGATCTTCTCGACCGTAAAATATCAGTATGAAACATTGAGTGAACGCCTGAGGGAGTCCGCCTTCCTGTTAAAAGGCTTGAAGATTGAATTGAAAGAGGAAGAATCGGGCAAGCATGATATCTTCCATTATGAAACGGGCATCGAAGCGTTCATCGCCTATTTGAATGAAGAAAAAGACGTGCTGCATGACGTCGCCTATTTAGAGGGGGAAGCGGAAGGGATCGAAGTCGAATTCGCTTTCCAATTCAGCGACGGCTATTCCGAGACAATCTTATCGTTCGTCAACAACGTACGGACGAAGGATGGCGGTACGCATGAGACCGGCGCCAAGGCGGCGATGACGCGTGTTTTCAACGAGTATGCGAGAAAGACAGGTTTATTGAAAGAAAAGGATAAAAATCTGGACGGCGCGGACATCCGGGAAGGCATTTCTGCCATCGTCTCGGTACGGATTCCGGAAGAGATCCTGCAATTCGAGGGACAGACGAAGGGGAAACTCGGGACGAGCGAAGCGAGGAGCGCAACAGATGCCATCGTCTCCCAGCAATTGCTCTATTTCCTGGAAGAGAATGCGGAGCTCAGCGCCTCCCTTGTGCGCAAAGCGGTCCGTGCCCAACAAGCGCGGGAAGCGGCCCGGAAAGCACGGGAAGACGCCCGATCCGGCAAGAAACGGAAACGGGGCGATACGCTGCTGTCCGGAAAGCTTACGCCTGCCCAATCGCGGAATGCGGCCAAAAACGAATTATACCTCGTCGAGGGAGATTCCGCGGGCGGCTCGGCGAAGCAAGGAAGGGATCGGACGTTCCAAGCGATCTTGCCGCTGCGAGGAAAAGTGATCAACACGGAAAAAGCAAAACTTGAAGATATTATGAAAAATGAAGAAATCAATACGATCATCCACGCGATCGGCGGGGGAGTCGGGGCCGATTTCCAAGTCGAGGATATCGCGTACGACAAAGTGATCATCATGACGGATGCCGACACGGACGGCGCGCATATCCAAGTGTTGCTGTTGACGTTCTTCTACCGCTACATGAAACCGCTCATCGAGGCCGGAAAAGTATATATCGCGCTTCCGCCCCTCTACAAAGTGTCAAAGGGCGCTGGGAAGAAGGAAGTGATCGAATACGCCTGGACGGAAGACGACCTGGATTCGGCCATCAAGAAGATCGGCAAAGGCTATATACTGCAACGCTATAAAGGTCTCGGGGAGATGAACGCGGATCAGCTATGGGATACGACGATGAATCCCGAGACGCGCACACTTATCCGGGTGACAATCGAAGATAGCGCGACTTCCGAACGCCGTGTCACGACCTTGATGGGCGATAAAGTCGAACCGAGACGGCGCTGGATCGAAGACAACGTCGATTTCGGCATGGAGGAAGAGCATAATATATTGGATAATGAATTTTTGCACGTCGAGGGGGAGTTTGAATGA
- the plsY gene encoding glycerol-3-phosphate 1-O-acyltransferase PlsY, protein MELILLLLLAYLLGSIPSALWVGKIFYNTDIREHGSGNLGATNTFRVLGKKAGLAVTLVDILKGTAAVLLLALPFFSGLAVHPLLPGVLSVVGHMYPVFAKFKGGKAVATSGGVLLGYSWPAFLLLLLTFLLVLKLTKMVSLTSMIVAVVGFLYSIFHYIRTGDFYMMIMIGLFGIFIFYRHRANIGRIKAGTEPKVKWL, encoded by the coding sequence ATGGAACTTATCTTACTATTGCTCCTTGCATACTTGCTGGGATCCATACCTTCCGCCTTGTGGGTCGGAAAAATATTTTACAATACAGATATCCGGGAGCATGGCAGCGGGAATCTCGGGGCGACGAACACATTCCGCGTGCTCGGAAAAAAAGCCGGCCTTGCGGTCACCCTTGTGGACATTCTGAAAGGCACGGCGGCTGTCCTGCTTTTGGCCTTGCCCTTCTTTAGCGGGCTTGCGGTCCATCCCTTGCTGCCGGGCGTCCTGTCCGTCGTAGGCCACATGTACCCGGTATTCGCCAAATTCAAAGGGGGCAAAGCGGTCGCGACATCCGGCGGCGTCCTGCTCGGCTACAGCTGGCCGGCTTTTCTGCTTTTATTGCTCACTTTCCTGCTTGTCCTGAAGCTGACCAAAATGGTCTCGTTGACGTCGATGATTGTGGCCGTAGTCGGGTTTCTATATAGTATTTTCCATTATATCCGAACAGGCGATTTTTATATGATGATTATGATTGGCTTGTTTGGGATATTCATCTTCTATCGGCACCGTGCCAATATTGGCCGGATCAAAGCAGGAACCGAGCCGAAAGTGAAGTGGCTATAG
- a CDS encoding HesB/YadR/YfhF family protein translates to MKIVLSDEAINWFKDEMDVEPGDHIQFFARYGGNSPLHEGFTLGVRKEEPDEIDVVAEKDGAHYYIERRDVWFFAEHDLHVDVDHALNELSFSYVKA, encoded by the coding sequence TTGAAAATTGTACTTTCAGATGAGGCAATCAATTGGTTCAAGGACGAGATGGATGTAGAGCCCGGTGACCATATTCAATTTTTTGCCCGCTATGGAGGAAATAGTCCATTACATGAGGGTTTCACCTTGGGGGTACGAAAGGAAGAGCCTGACGAAATTGATGTGGTGGCAGAAAAAGACGGCGCCCATTATTATATTGAGCGTCGTGACGTCTGGTTTTTTGCTGAACATGATTTACATGTCGATGTGGATCATGCCTTGAATGAATTGTCATTTTCCTATGTGAAAGCGTAA
- a CDS encoding AMP-binding protein, with protein MFHEQGWIVKRAALSPYQTALIDLESGRSWTYEQLKQRIVRWASYLTDKGFRKGDRIAVLAHNTSELIAILFACEMKGLIYVPLNFRLHPLELQQLIHDCQPALLLFDNRNAETAKSLCVDRMEYLNVLDSYEEQSTNLLRETYPSDVPWMMIYTGGTTGASKGVVLPSNAVNWNAINTIISWGLTETDCTINYMPLFHTGGINALCLPILMAGGTVVIGSTFNAKEALQATNVYQATISLFVPTMYQSIIQTEYFQENDFPSMNVFLSGGAPCPASIYLAFRKKGLRFKEGYGLTEAGPNNFFIRPEEAEHKVGSVGKSMVFNEVNIVANGGASCGFGEVGELQIRGPHLFSHYWNKPLETAEALQNGWLRTGDLARMDEDGDFYIVGRQKEMIISGGENIYPLEIEQCLVLFEGVGEVAVIGVEDMLWGEKVVAFFTRLEGYDVTEQQIAEHCKKSLGTFKVPKEFIHLKELPKTHVGKIDKQALHQELNNRVKVNKKA; from the coding sequence ATGTTCCATGAACAAGGATGGATCGTCAAAAGAGCTGCCCTTTCTCCTTATCAGACGGCACTGATTGATTTGGAATCCGGCAGGTCCTGGACATACGAACAATTGAAGCAACGAATTGTACGTTGGGCCTCCTATTTAACGGATAAAGGCTTTAGAAAAGGAGACCGGATTGCGGTATTGGCTCATAATACTTCAGAATTGATCGCCATTCTATTTGCTTGTGAAATGAAGGGACTCATTTATGTTCCGCTCAACTTTCGGCTACATCCTTTGGAACTTCAACAACTTATCCATGATTGTCAACCCGCTCTATTATTATTCGACAATAGGAATGCAGAAACTGCAAAGAGCTTGTGTGTTGATCGGATGGAATATTTGAACGTATTGGACTCCTATGAAGAACAATCGACCAACCTGCTCCGTGAAACATATCCAAGCGATGTCCCCTGGATGATGATCTACACAGGAGGGACAACAGGGGCTTCCAAAGGCGTTGTGCTGCCATCAAACGCGGTCAATTGGAATGCCATCAACACCATTATCAGCTGGGGCTTAACTGAAACGGACTGCACGATCAATTATATGCCCCTTTTCCATACGGGAGGAATCAATGCGCTTTGTCTGCCGATCTTAATGGCTGGCGGGACAGTCGTCATTGGCAGTACATTCAATGCCAAAGAAGCGTTGCAAGCAACAAATGTGTATCAAGCAACCATCTCCTTATTCGTTCCGACGATGTATCAATCCATCATTCAAACGGAATATTTCCAGGAAAATGATTTTCCAAGCATGAACGTATTTTTATCCGGAGGTGCTCCATGTCCGGCTTCCATCTATCTGGCATTCCGGAAGAAAGGATTGCGATTTAAGGAAGGATATGGACTGACAGAAGCGGGACCGAATAATTTTTTCATTCGTCCCGAAGAGGCTGAACACAAAGTGGGTTCTGTCGGAAAGAGCATGGTTTTTAATGAGGTCAATATTGTCGCAAATGGTGGAGCTTCCTGTGGATTTGGGGAGGTTGGGGAATTGCAGATACGGGGGCCGCATCTGTTCAGCCATTATTGGAATAAACCTTTGGAAACGGCGGAAGCGTTGCAAAATGGCTGGCTTCGTACGGGCGATCTTGCAAGAATGGACGAAGATGGGGACTTTTATATTGTAGGTAGACAAAAAGAAATGATCATCTCAGGTGGAGAGAATATTTATCCCTTGGAAATCGAGCAATGTCTCGTTCTGTTTGAAGGTGTCGGGGAAGTGGCCGTCATTGGCGTGGAAGATATGTTGTGGGGAGAAAAAGTGGTTGCTTTTTTCACTCGATTAGAGGGATATGACGTAACGGAACAACAAATCGCCGAACATTGTAAAAAGAGCCTAGGTACTTTCAAGGTGCCCAAGGAATTCATCCATCTAAAAGAGTTGCCTAAAACACATGTGGGCAAAATTGATAAGCAGGCCCTACACCAGGAATTGAACAACCGGGTGAAAGTAAACAAAAAAGCGTAG
- the fabG gene encoding 3-oxoacyl-ACP reductase FabG has protein sequence MRFEGKVALITGGANGIGRAACQRFAEEGAQVIMADFDEMAGREQEVEFHSKGLDVTFIQVDVADRDSVSSLVQQTLDLYGTIDILINNAGITRDATLLKMDPRDFQQVLDVNLTGVFNCTQAIVPHMVDKGFGKIINTSSVSGVYGNLGQTNYAATKAAVVGLTKTWAKEFGRKGISVNAVAPGFTETAMVKKMPEKVLNQMKSTVSLQRLGKPTDIANAYVFLASPEADYIHGHVLHVDGGIMM, from the coding sequence ATGCGCTTTGAAGGAAAAGTGGCATTGATAACGGGAGGCGCGAACGGAATCGGGCGGGCGGCTTGTCAGCGCTTTGCAGAAGAAGGGGCCCAAGTCATCATGGCAGATTTTGACGAAATGGCAGGCCGGGAGCAAGAGGTCGAATTTCATTCCAAAGGACTGGATGTCACCTTTATCCAAGTGGATGTCGCAGACCGCGATAGCGTATCAAGCTTGGTTCAACAAACATTAGACCTTTACGGGACGATTGATATTTTAATAAATAATGCGGGGATTACAAGGGATGCGACTCTCTTGAAAATGGATCCCCGTGATTTCCAACAAGTGTTGGATGTCAATTTAACAGGAGTCTTCAATTGTACGCAAGCCATTGTCCCCCATATGGTCGATAAAGGGTTTGGTAAAATCATCAATACATCTTCTGTCAGTGGAGTGTATGGAAATCTGGGTCAAACAAATTATGCTGCAACAAAAGCGGCAGTTGTCGGACTGACAAAAACCTGGGCCAAGGAGTTCGGTAGAAAAGGAATTTCGGTTAATGCAGTAGCTCCCGGCTTTACGGAAACTGCAATGGTCAAAAAAATGCCGGAAAAGGTTCTGAATCAGATGAAATCCACTGTTTCCTTACAACGCTTAGGAAAGCCAACAGATATCGCGAATGCCTATGTGTTCCTGGCAAGTCCGGAAGCGGATTATATTCATGGGCATGTACTACACGTCGATGGCGGGATTATGATGTAA
- the phaZ gene encoding intracellular short-chain-length polyhydroxyalkanoate depolymerase: protein MEMKTVTLSNQEKIAYRKRPGGEQVVILVHGNMTSSKHWDLLIENLDSNYTVFAPDLRGFGESTYLNRISSIRDFSNDLKEFVDILSLRDFHLIGWSTGGAVAMQFTADFPGLCKKLVLLASASTRGYPMYKTKPDGTPDLEKRLQTIEEIEVDGKIMVVQKLYDTHNREGLKAIWNALIYTHHQPDEKKYKEYLDDMFTQRNLADVYNALNRFNISSYHNRVTEGSDQAKDIQIPVMILHGERDFVVTKAMTEEIREDLGDQAIYVPLKDTGHSPLIDNLDELTNHIEEFLG from the coding sequence ATGGAAATGAAAACCGTAACATTGTCCAATCAGGAAAAAATAGCTTATCGAAAACGCCCGGGAGGAGAGCAAGTTGTCATTCTCGTTCACGGTAATATGACATCCTCTAAACACTGGGATTTGCTAATCGAAAACTTGGATTCAAACTATACGGTGTTTGCCCCTGATCTGCGTGGGTTTGGTGAATCCACCTATTTGAATCGCATTAGTTCGATTCGGGATTTCTCAAATGATCTGAAAGAATTTGTCGATATCTTATCTTTGCGTGATTTTCATTTAATCGGCTGGTCTACAGGGGGAGCAGTCGCAATGCAATTTACAGCCGATTTCCCGGGCCTTTGTAAAAAGCTAGTCCTACTCGCTTCTGCATCGACACGTGGATATCCAATGTATAAAACGAAGCCAGACGGTACGCCAGACCTTGAAAAAAGATTGCAAACGATCGAAGAGATTGAGGTGGATGGCAAAATAATGGTCGTACAAAAGTTATACGATACCCACAACCGCGAAGGACTGAAGGCGATTTGGAACGCCTTGATCTACACCCATCACCAGCCAGATGAAAAGAAATACAAGGAATATCTAGATGATATGTTCACACAACGAAATTTAGCAGATGTCTACAACGCATTAAACCGATTTAATATTAGCTCCTACCATAATAGGGTCACAGAAGGTTCAGACCAAGCGAAGGACATTCAAATCCCTGTCATGATTTTGCACGGGGAACGGGATTTCGTTGTAACGAAAGCAATGACGGAAGAAATTAGAGAAGATTTGGGTGATCAAGCCATCTATGTTCCATTAAAAGATACAGGGCATTCACCTCTCATCGACAATCTGGATGAATTAACGAATCATATCGAAGAATTTTTAGGATAG
- a CDS encoding branched-chain amino acid ABC transporter permease: MKRKYQWNNLFLGVMVLVLVIFPFVSESRTWMILLTQIFIFSILAMSYDILLGYTGIVSFGHAMFFGMGAYTTAVMLKNIEPTMGVFFLSIAVGMIIAGIISFFIGLLTLRLKSHFFAMLTLAVSGLFLVLAEKWRSVTQGNDGFTFRAPEVFQDRMMFYLVVLSFLIIVYIFLRRFVNSPLGRVLVAVKENEQRTKSLGFNTLHYKVIASVIAGVVASLAGSLYAISLRFVNTSVLTMDITLDALLMTIIGGVGTLIGPIIGAGLIELAQHYLSGLAKEYPIFERWIIFFGIIYILAVIFFPKGVVGTIRDIRWKRTAKKSQMVKGVKKEAT; this comes from the coding sequence ATGAAAAGGAAATACCAGTGGAACAACTTATTTCTTGGCGTTATGGTCTTGGTCCTTGTAATCTTCCCGTTCGTGTCCGAATCGAGAACCTGGATGATCTTATTAACACAAATTTTCATCTTTTCTATCCTGGCGATGAGCTATGACATTTTGCTCGGCTATACGGGTATCGTATCGTTCGGCCATGCGATGTTTTTCGGAATGGGTGCCTATACGACAGCGGTCATGCTGAAAAACATAGAACCGACGATGGGTGTTTTTTTCCTATCGATCGCAGTCGGAATGATTATCGCAGGAATCATCAGTTTTTTCATCGGATTATTGACTTTGCGGTTGAAAAGTCATTTCTTTGCTATGTTAACATTGGCTGTTTCAGGTTTATTTTTAGTCCTTGCGGAAAAGTGGCGGTCCGTTACGCAGGGCAACGATGGCTTTACCTTCAGGGCACCCGAAGTTTTCCAAGACCGGATGATGTTTTACTTAGTTGTTTTATCCTTTCTTATCATTGTGTATATTTTTCTGCGAAGGTTTGTCAATTCACCTTTAGGAAGAGTGCTTGTTGCAGTCAAAGAGAATGAACAGCGGACAAAATCGCTTGGATTCAATACGTTGCATTATAAAGTGATTGCATCGGTCATTGCAGGGGTTGTTGCAAGTCTTGCAGGTTCGTTATATGCGATATCACTGCGCTTCGTCAACACAAGCGTCTTGACGATGGATATTACACTCGATGCCTTGCTTATGACAATTATCGGAGGAGTCGGGACACTTATAGGCCCAATTATTGGAGCTGGCCTCATCGAATTGGCGCAGCATTATTTATCCGGCCTGGCAAAAGAGTATCCCATTTTCGAACGATGGATCATTTTCTTTGGAATCATTTATATTTTAGCAGTCATCTTCTTTCCGAAAGGCGTTGTCGGCACCATTCGCGATATACGATGGAAGCGCACTGCTAAGAAATCGCAAATGGTAAAAGGTGTGAAGAAGGAGGCAACCTGA
- a CDS encoding branched-chain amino acid ABC transporter permease gives MELLINLTVNGLSTGMLIFLLASGLTLIFGLMSVLNFAHGGLFAWGAFSGVWFYGLSGSFIIGIVGAMATGIILGFITEKLIITPVYGNHIQQILITLGFMLVLSEMLKVVWGPNQISVKMPSYLAGSWEFGEVLIIKYRLFIIIVGFLIFGLFQYILKKTKIGLIVRAGVLNKEMVQALGINIKQVFLFVFMTGAALAALGGALMAPYSGVVYAEMGMEYAILAFIVVVIGGMGSFPGSLLAAILVGLAGSYMAYYVPALSLAVNMILMAIVLIFRPQGLFTAKG, from the coding sequence ATGGAATTACTGATTAACTTGACGGTTAACGGATTGTCGACAGGCATGCTTATCTTTCTACTCGCTTCTGGTCTAACCTTGATTTTCGGTTTAATGAGCGTGCTCAATTTTGCGCACGGCGGCCTCTTCGCATGGGGGGCATTTTCAGGGGTTTGGTTTTATGGGCTTTCAGGCAGTTTCATCATCGGAATTGTAGGGGCGATGGCTACAGGAATAATTCTCGGATTTATTACAGAAAAATTGATCATCACGCCTGTTTACGGTAACCATATCCAACAAATCTTGATTACGCTAGGCTTCATGCTGGTTCTTTCGGAAATGTTGAAAGTCGTTTGGGGGCCGAATCAAATTTCTGTCAAAATGCCTTCTTATTTAGCAGGCAGCTGGGAATTTGGAGAGGTACTCATTATTAAATATCGCTTGTTCATTATCATCGTCGGTTTCCTTATCTTTGGCCTGTTCCAATACATTTTGAAAAAGACGAAAATCGGGCTTATTGTTCGTGCTGGCGTCCTTAACAAAGAGATGGTGCAAGCACTTGGCATTAACATCAAACAAGTATTTTTGTTCGTCTTTATGACAGGCGCGGCGCTTGCGGCATTGGGCGGTGCACTAATGGCCCCATACTCCGGTGTTGTCTATGCAGAAATGGGTATGGAATATGCAATTTTGGCATTCATTGTCGTCGTTATCGGCGGTATGGGAAGTTTTCCAGGTTCCCTGCTTGCTGCCATTCTGGTCGGTCTGGCGGGTAGTTATATGGCTTATTACGTTCCCGCCCTATCACTTGCGGTCAATATGATCCTAATGGCGATCGTATTAATCTTCCGTCCGCAAGGTCTTTTCACAGCGAAGGGGTGA